In Labrus mixtus chromosome 3, fLabMix1.1, whole genome shotgun sequence, a single window of DNA contains:
- the LOC132971863 gene encoding interferon-induced protein with tetratricopeptide repeats 1-like — MSAAQSQTTLESLQCHFTWDLDRSRPKLLRLTDKMEDFSTEEGNKWLGHSYNLWGFIQYKLGLNEEAKSLFQKAAETLNKLRDADEGPWLVVNYGNLAWLHHHMGDLEESQAYLSKVDTLMEKYPSPSQDDLHAEIYAEKAWTLMFLGEDKKLVVDYFEKAARMQPDMVEWNTSYVIWLKNAQNFSDTRLDPDLLEKMRQAKERDPENLHLAALYLEQRANEGENIRDEVCELAGNVSTLCCSGSGMWALLNLYVDHISVDDAIDLAEKVLKEHPDVHYLKRCVAFLYRSRIVYKSRNYPDPEQSMMDRAIALHEELLSLYPHSSLKKETDLATIYAKSHHSKAKAEQIFQKLLKNEPAEPEDKQMLYNKYANHLYFNQNDSHGSTQYHMKAAAIPKKSYFRKKSIGILEEKKDRGIMCREIKEFLRNLQEPMQ; from the coding sequence TGCTGCTCAGAGTCAAACCACACTGGAGTCCCTGCAGTGCCACTTCACCTGGGACCTGGACCGCAGCAGGCCGAAACTTTTACGTCTCACAGACAAGATGGAGGACTTCAGCACAGAGGAGGGAAATAAATGGCTGGGCCACAGTTACAACCTGTGGGGGTTCATTCAGTATAAACTGGGGTTAAATGAAGAGGCTAAGAGTTTGTTCCAGAAGGCTGCAGAGACCCTCAACAAGCTGAGAGATGCAGATGAGGGTCCTTGGTTAGTGGTGAACTACGGGAACCTGGCCTGGCTGCATCACCACATGGGAGATCTAGAGGAGAGTCAGGCTTACCTGTCAAAGGTTGATACCCTGATGGAAAAATACCCATCTCCATCCCAGGACGACCTCCATGCAGAGATCTACGCTGAAAAGGCCTGGACCCTGATGTTCTTAGGAGAGGATAAGAAGCTGGTTGTTGATTACTTTGAGAAAGCTGCCAGGATGCAGCCGGACATGGTGGAGTGGAACACCAGCTATGTCATATGGTTAAAGAACGCCCAAAACTTCAGTGACACAAGGCTGGACCCTGACCTGTTGGAGAAAATGAGACAAGCCAAGGAACGGGATCCAGAGAACTTGCACCTCGCTGCGCTCTACCTTGAACAACGGGCtaatgaaggagaaaacattCGAGATGAAGTCTGTGAGTTGGCTGGAAATGTGAGCACTCTGTGCTGCAGTGGCAGTGGCATGTGGGCCTTACTAAACCTTTACGTAGACCACATATCTGTTGATGACGCCATTGATTTGGCAGAGAAAGTTCTGAAAGAACATCCAGATGTGCATTATCTGAAGAGATGTGTTGCGTTCCTCTACAGATCGAGGATCGTTTATAAAAGCAGAAATTACCCTGATCCAGAACAAAGCATGATGGACAGAGCAATCGCTCTCCAcgaggagctgctctctctttacCCTCATTCTTCACTCAAAAAGGAAACAGACCTCGCAACTATCTATGCAAAGTCACATCACAGCAAGGCCAAAGCTGAGCAGATATTTCAGAAACTGCTCAAAAATGAACCAGCAGaacctgaagacaaacagaTGCTTTACAACAAATATGCAAATCATTTATACTTTAATCAAAATGACTCCCACGGGTCGACACAGTATCACATGAAGGCAGCAGCAATACCAAAAAAATCCTACTTCCGTAAGAAAAGCATCGGAAtcctggaggagaagaaagacagaggcataatgtgcagagaaataaaagagtttctcaGAAACCTGCAAGAGCCAATGCAATAA